In one window of Shewanella goraebulensis DNA:
- the ubiD gene encoding 4-hydroxy-3-polyprenylbenzoate decarboxylase has product MSFKDLRSFIDHLETNGELKRISYPVDPNLEMTEIADRVLRSGGPALLFENPTDNSMPVLVNLFGTPKRVAMALGKEDPLALREVGELLAFLKEPEPPSGFKDAIAKIPKFKQALNMPPKTVRNPPCQEVVITGDDVDLTQLPVQHCWPGDVAPLVTWGLTITKGPRQKRQNLGIYRQQLLGKNKLIMRWLDHRGGALDFKDFKEKHPGERYPVVVALGADPVTILGAVTPVPDSMSEYAFAGLLRGERTEVCKALSCDLEVPATSEIILEGYIDSEEMAEEGPYGDHTGYYNETDKFPVFTVTHMTQRKDAIYHSTYTGRPPDEPAMLGVALNEVFVPILRKQYPEIIDFYLPPEGCSYRMAVISIRKQYAGHAKRVMMGAWSFLRQFMYTKFIIIVDEDVNCRDWQDVIWAITTRMDPTRDTVMVDNTPIDYLDFASPVAGLGSKMGLDATNKWPGETDREWGTPIVMDPKVKEKIDHIWEELGIDDTPTL; this is encoded by the coding sequence ATGAGTTTTAAGGATTTACGTAGCTTCATCGATCACCTCGAAACTAACGGTGAACTTAAACGTATTAGTTACCCTGTTGATCCCAATCTGGAAATGACTGAAATTGCCGATCGCGTATTGCGCTCAGGTGGTCCAGCTCTACTTTTTGAAAACCCAACAGATAACAGCATGCCAGTGTTAGTTAATCTATTTGGTACTCCTAAACGTGTCGCTATGGCACTGGGCAAAGAAGATCCATTAGCGCTGCGTGAAGTCGGTGAATTGCTTGCCTTCCTTAAAGAGCCAGAGCCTCCAAGTGGTTTTAAAGACGCTATCGCAAAAATCCCTAAATTCAAGCAAGCCTTGAATATGCCACCTAAAACCGTGCGTAACCCACCTTGTCAGGAAGTGGTTATAACCGGTGATGATGTTGATTTAACCCAATTACCTGTCCAGCATTGCTGGCCTGGCGATGTGGCACCATTAGTGACTTGGGGACTGACCATCACTAAAGGTCCTCGCCAGAAACGTCAAAACCTAGGCATTTATCGCCAGCAATTGCTGGGTAAAAATAAGCTGATTATGCGCTGGCTTGACCACCGCGGCGGCGCATTAGACTTTAAAGATTTTAAAGAGAAGCATCCAGGTGAACGCTACCCTGTTGTTGTGGCTTTGGGCGCTGATCCAGTCACTATTTTAGGCGCGGTCACTCCTGTTCCTGATTCTATGAGCGAGTACGCATTTGCAGGGCTACTGCGCGGCGAACGCACTGAAGTGTGCAAAGCATTAAGCTGTGATTTAGAAGTTCCGGCCACCAGCGAAATCATTTTAGAAGGTTATATAGACTCAGAAGAAATGGCAGAAGAAGGCCCTTATGGTGACCATACTGGTTACTATAACGAGACAGACAAGTTCCCTGTGTTTACCGTTACCCACATGACACAGCGTAAAGATGCCATATATCACAGCACCTACACTGGCCGTCCACCTGATGAGCCAGCCATGCTAGGTGTTGCACTTAACGAAGTCTTTGTGCCTATTCTACGTAAGCAATACCCTGAAATAATCGACTTTTACCTGCCGCCTGAAGGCTGTTCGTACCGTATGGCTGTAATTTCAATTCGTAAGCAATACGCAGGTCATGCTAAACGCGTGATGATGGGAGCGTGGTCGTTCTTACGCCAGTTTATGTATACCAAGTTCATCATCATTGTCGATGAAGATGTCAATTGCCGCGATTGGCAAGATGTTATTTGGGCCATAACCACCCGTATGGATCCGACTCGTGACACTGTCATGGTGGATAATACCCCCATTGATTATTTAGACTTTGCCTCACCTGTGGCAGGCTTAGGTTCAAAAATGGGCTTAGATGCTACCAATAAGTGGCCTGGTGAAACTGACAGAGAATGGGGTACACCAATAGTGATGGACCCTAAAGTGAAAGAAAAGATTGATCATATTTGGGAAGAATTAGGTATTGATGACACTCCAACGCTATAA
- a CDS encoding transposase: protein MTTLNRIYSNELKQQVIVEVQQHNRLISDVAKQYSVSAKTIYQWVRKKDNKLVSNMKKSAITAEIANLQRKLTQLNQQLVAINGN, encoded by the coding sequence ATGACAACATTAAATAGAATCTATTCAAACGAGCTTAAACAACAAGTGATCGTAGAAGTTCAGCAACATAATCGATTAATTTCGGATGTAGCAAAGCAATACAGTGTGTCAGCTAAAACCATCTACCAGTGGGTAAGAAAAAAAGATAATAAACTTGTATCGAATATGAAAAAAAGTGCCATTACAGCTGAAATTGCAAACTTACAACGTAAGCTAACGCAACTAAATCAACAGCTTGTTGCAATTAATGGCAATTAA